ATGGTAGCCTGTCACCCACCCCTTCTGCTTGATCAGACTCACCACATCGTTGAAGGTGGTGTCGCTGTGCATGCCGGTGTGATGGAAGACGATGAGCTCCGGGTTGGCGGGCCGCAGGTGCACGTGCTCCAACGCCTCCCTGTCGATCCCACCGGAGTAGGGGACGCCTATCACCCCCTGGCTCGAAAGCACAGGAGCTGCGCTCTGAGGAGCTCGCGCCTTCTCCTCGACGGCAGCGGCCTCTTCAGCTGGAGGCGACTTGAGACTGGTGATCTTGCGCCGCGTGATGAATTCGATAAGAAAGTGTACGGGCTGCGCCCCAGCTCCGATGAGCACACCGGTGAGCACCCAGTCCAGGCGCAGTGGGATGCCGGCCCGTGCCCCCATCAGCCTGGCCAGGAGCCCAAAGTGCGCCGCAGAGCAGACCACCACCCCCGCAAAGGCGCCGAGGATCTGCATCCAGAAGGTGCGCAAGACCTTGAGGCGGTCGGGAGCCGGCATCTCGTCAACAAGCGCTGTGCCCTCCGGGCACTTCTCCTCCAGCTCGGTCTTGCTCGTGTCGAGGTGCAACTTCTCCAGCTCGGCCAATCGCGCGCTGAGCGAGCCCCTGAGCGCTTTGGGCAACGTCTCGCCTTCCCTGCTGAGCTTGGCCCGGATTTCCTCCAGCTCCTCCACCTGCAGGTCGAGGGCGTCACGCTCATGGCGCGCCTGCATCGCTGCGATGAGCCGTTCCGGGGCTTCGGTTGCCTGTGGAGCTAACTCCTGCGCATGGAAGAGCACCTTGTCAAAAAGCGTTTTCACCACCTGCAGCACACGCTCGATGGTGAAGGCCAGACCCAAGGCAGCGGTCAGCGCCACCAGGATCTGCTGGTAGTCATGCTCCATCGCCTGTCTTCTCCCCTGGCTGCGTGAGAATCAGAAAGGCAACTGCATGGGACTCTGCGCTCAACCTTTGGCGGCGGTTGTCGGCTCGGGCACGTCGAACTCGAGTCCCACCGGGTGCACCTGTTCAGAGAAGAGGCGCACCAGCTGCTCGAGCTCGGGGATCCCAACTTGGTAGAGTTCCCCCTGCTTTGTCTCGACGCAGAGCACCTTGTTGCCTTCCGTCACCACGAAGGCACGCCGCCCATTGGCCAAGACAAAATGGCCGCTGCGCACGGTGCGCGTGACTGTGCCGCTTTTCTTCTTCACCGGGCGCCAGGGGTTGCCGCGATGCAGATCTTCCACCCAGGCTCTCGCCACGTCAGCCCCGGTGAGCACGCGCTCGCGATACATAGGCACCTTCAAGGTCAGCTTGCCCTGGTCGAGCCTCACCGTGCCTGGCGTGCGAAGGTGATACACCCAAAGACCAATGGCGATGCACACGGCGCCGCCAAGCATGTAGGACAGCGGATTCTGTCGCCCTCTGAGTATGCCCAGGAGCATAACACAACCCAACACCACCACGCCAATGCCAGCAGCCGCGACAAATGCGAGGACGGGAAGTGTGTAGGACATGGCCGCCTCCGAGGCTATGTGCAGTTCTCCCTTGGCGCGCGGCGGTCCTCAGGCCGCACGCGACCGTCTGTTCGGCCATAATATACGACCTTCGCCCAAGGAAGTCAAGAAAAAGAGTGGGAAAATCAAGACCCGTTCGGGGAAATGGGCGAGGGAGTCTGCTCGCGAAAACCCGCCAAGGCCAGCTTCGGGATGCACGGAGGCTGGGCCTGCTCGGTTTGCCAGGTTCCGCGCACTGCCCGCCCAGGCAGTTCAGAACAGTGCCACCGCCGCAAAGGTGACCACCGACCCCTGCGCGTCCATCACGGCGTGGCGGTAGTCGAGCACGGCTCCCCCTCGGATGTCCAGCGCCTGCAGCAGAGTGTAGATGGGCGGAAATCCGCACACGCGGAAACGGTTCTGCGATGCCACCATTCCCCTGGCCACTGCCCCGGCGTCGCCGCTGGCTACGGCCTGAAGCAACTCCTGGTCGTGGCGTCGGACAAGGGCGAGGCGATTACTGTCCCCCGCCCACGGATCGCCATAGCGCGGCCCGACGTGCGACAGGTCGGCACTGGCCAGCCCGATGACGCGCCCAGGGAAGCTCTGCACTGCGCCCCGCAGCGCCTGCACAAAGTCACGGACACGCGCGCCGGCGCCATCCTCCCCGAGCACCTGCTCCGCGGAGAAGGAACAGAGGACTGGGGCAATCTGCACCTCGGCACCAAACAGGTGTTGCAAGAAGAGCACCTGGAACTCGATGGTGTGCTCGCTGCGGTGGGCAAGTTCATCGGCGAACAGGTCGTCGCCCCATTGGCGAGCAAGGCTCTCCATGAAACCCTGGTCGGTGCGGGCTACTCCGAGCGGCGTCTGAAATGGCTTCATGGTGCCGGCGAACAGAGGAGGGAGCGGCGCATGGCTGGTGCCCAGCACAACGTAAAGGTCGGCCTTGCCCGCCGCCAGCGACTCGCGGTAGGCGCGGCCGTAGGATTGCCCTCCGGCGCGCAGGTCGATGTGCGGCACCACGCACCCTTTGAGCTGGTCCAGTTGGAAAGGCCCCCCACCGGGGCGCTCGTCCGTGGCGCCCTGGCAGAAGCTGCTTAGCAGCCGGCGGAGCTCATCCGCCTCAGCGGGGTAGCTTTGCCCTGCGTGCACACTCTCGCGCACCGGCGCGCGGCGAAAGGCCTCTTCTACTTCCCTCCGATGTTGGGCAAAGCGCTCGTTGTCCAGCAAGAGCTGCTCGTCCAGCATGCGGACAAGCTGGCTGAGCTGCTCCTCAAAAAGAAAGCTGCCGAAACGACGCATGTAGGCCGCCCGCAGGTCCAACAAGGAGTGGTGGCCGTCCATGAACTGCAGCACATAGGCCACGTCTTCTGACACCAGCACCACACCGTCGGAGAGGTGAGTGAGGTCGTGCACCGCCACCATGTTGCGACCGCCGTGGCGCACGGGCGTCGCATCGATGAGGCGCAGCTTGGGAAACTGGGGCAGGGGCTCACTCACGCGGCGCACAGCCTCCACGCGCAACCCCGAGAGGACGGCCGACGGAGTTCAATCATAAAGCAAGTATTTCTGGCGCAAGGAGAGGAAGGCCTGCAGCTCTTGACTCCACGAGGCGATGATGGCCTCCGGCGCGTCGCCACGCAGCAAGGCGGTGGTCACTGGCGTGGAGCCCGTCATGAGGCGCATGCCTGGCTCGCGGATAGTCAACTTGTCCTGGTGCAGGTCCCGCAGCGCGGCAATAAGGTGAATGCCAACATCGACCGCTCTCAAGGACTCTGGTCTGGTGACCCGCAGCCGCAAACCCTTGCAGAGCTGCCCTTCGTACTTGGGATTGGTCGCCATGCCGGGCAAGTCCACCGGCACAAAGGAGGTCGAAGCGAATGCCAGGCCTGGAAACGAGTGGGGCTGCAGGGCCTGGAGGAGCTTGGCCGTGTCGATCCACGGCGCACCGATGTTCTCGAAAGGCGCCTGCGTGCCGCGCCCCTCGGCCACGTTGGTCGCTTCCAACAGCCCAATGCCAGGGTAGAGCTGGGCGGTCGTCGGCGAGACGATGTTCGGCGACGGCTTGACCCACGGGAGGCCGGTGTCGGCAAAGAGCATGTGACGTCGCCAGTTCCTCATGCGCACCACGGTGAGCTCTGCCTTCTTGCCGCCGGCTAGCCATCCCTCTTCATTGAAGAGGCGCGCCAACTCGCCGACCGTCATCCCATGGCGCAGGGCAATGGGATGAATGCCCACAAAGGAGCGATTCTCCGGTGCCAACACAGGCCCTTCCACGATAACGCCCCCGATGGGGTTGGGTCTATCGAGCACCACAAAAGGGATCTGCTGCTCGGCGGCAGCCTCCATGGCTAAGGACATAGTGCTGATGTAGGTGTAAAAGCGCGTGCCCACGTCCTGAATGTCGAACACCAGCACGTCCAGGTCACTGAGCATCTCGGGGGTGGGCTTCTTCGTCTCGCCGTACAGGCTGAGGATGGGCACGCCGGTCTTGGCGTCCACCTCGGCACCGATCTGCGCCCCGGCTTCCGCAGTGCCGCGGATGCCATGTTCCGGGGCAAACAGCTTGCTCAACGTCACCCCAGCTGCCTCATGGAGCAGATCGGCAATGTGGCGCCCTTGCCGGTCGATGCCCGTGTGATTGGTGATGACCCCCACGCGCTTACCTTTGAGCAAAGAGCAGTCGCTGGCGACCAGCACGTCGAGGCCGCTTTCCACCGGAGCAGGGGCCGGCTCTCTGGCCGGCGTGCAGCTGAGGGCGCCGAGGACCAGCAGCCACCAGCTACAGAATCGAGCGAGCATCTGTCTTCCTTCCGTCTATCGCAGAGACCAGCGGGATCCGAACAATGTCGCCCGGACGTAGCTTCTGCAGATCCTTGCCCACGTTGTAGTCCACCACCAGCCAATAGGGCACGTCGTACACGTCCCTGCACAGCGAGTAGACGTTCTCTCCTGCCACGATCTGGTGGGTGCGCACGCTGTCCACCCGGAAGCGCTGGAAAAAGTCCTCCCGAATCCCCTGGTGGTACTCGATTCTGCGGCGGCGGAACTCCTCGACGGTCACCTTGCTGAAGTTAACAAGGATGCGCTGACCGATGTAGATATCCTCGTTTGCCTTGAGCCCGTTCAGGTTGCGCAAACGGCGCACCGGCAGGTTAAGCCAATCGGCAAAGTGGCCGATAGTCTCGTCGCTGAGCACCACCACCGTCCCGCCCACCGGATCCGGAATATCCACGTAGAAGGTATCCGGGCGCACCGCCGGTCCGTAAGGGCCAGCTGGCGCCACAGGAGTGGAAGCCGGCGCTCTCGTGCTTGCCGCTGGCTGGCCTGCGGTGTCCACGATGACCAGCGGCTGCGCCCCAGAAGCAGCACCACCTCCCTGCGCCTCACGTTCCCCACCTTTCGGCACCAGGGCCAACTTCGTCTCTGCCACAACTAACAACAGCTGTCCAGGTTGCAGCCGCTTCGCATCGTCTATGCCGTTTATGGCCATCAGTTCCTGGATGCTCACGCCGAACCGCCGCGAGATGCTC
This candidate division KSB1 bacterium DNA region includes the following protein-coding sequences:
- the amrB gene encoding AmmeMemoRadiSam system protein B: MSEPLPQFPKLRLIDATPVRHGGRNMVAVHDLTHLSDGVVLVSEDVAYVLQFMDGHHSLLDLRAAYMRRFGSFLFEEQLSQLVRMLDEQLLLDNERFAQHRREVEEAFRRAPVRESVHAGQSYPAEADELRRLLSSFCQGATDERPGGGPFQLDQLKGCVVPHIDLRAGGQSYGRAYRESLAAGKADLYVVLGTSHAPLPPLFAGTMKPFQTPLGVARTDQGFMESLARQWGDDLFADELAHRSEHTIEFQVLFLQHLFGAEVQIAPVLCSFSAEQVLGEDGAGARVRDFVQALRGAVQSFPGRVIGLASADLSHVGPRYGDPWAGDSNRLALVRRHDQELLQAVASGDAGAVARGMVASQNRFRVCGFPPIYTLLQALDIRGGAVLDYRHAVMDAQGSVVTFAAVALF
- a CDS encoding N-acetylmuramoyl-L-alanine amidase, translating into MEHDYQQILVALTAALGLAFTIERVLQVVKTLFDKVLFHAQELAPQATEAPERLIAAMQARHERDALDLQVEELEEIRAKLSREGETLPKALRGSLSARLAELEKLHLDTSKTELEEKCPEGTALVDEMPAPDRLKVLRTFWMQILGAFAGVVVCSAAHFGLLARLMGARAGIPLRLDWVLTGVLIGAGAQPVHFLIEFITRRKITSLKSPPAEEAAAVEEKARAPQSAAPVLSSQGVIGVPYSGGIDREALEHVHLRPANPELIVFHHTGMHSDTTFNDVVSLIKQKGWVTGYHCVVLKDGSIHTFCRWDRYGNHVRGYNLRSLGLALNGNFETDPAQPFANYDGSYGLRSPSDAQLDAAARVVALWTLLYDIPLAFDSAIVPHSALVATSCPGSNFPLALFQELVAGYGRRWQESEEARRELALFQKKPFLYV
- a CDS encoding DUF1343 domain-containing protein, with protein sequence MLARFCSWWLLVLGALSCTPAREPAPAPVESGLDVLVASDCSLLKGKRVGVITNHTGIDRQGRHIADLLHEAAGVTLSKLFAPEHGIRGTAEAGAQIGAEVDAKTGVPILSLYGETKKPTPEMLSDLDVLVFDIQDVGTRFYTYISTMSLAMEAAAEQQIPFVVLDRPNPIGGVIVEGPVLAPENRSFVGIHPIALRHGMTVGELARLFNEEGWLAGGKKAELTVVRMRNWRRHMLFADTGLPWVKPSPNIVSPTTAQLYPGIGLLEATNVAEGRGTQAPFENIGAPWIDTAKLLQALQPHSFPGLAFASTSFVPVDLPGMATNPKYEGQLCKGLRLRVTRPESLRAVDVGIHLIAALRDLHQDKLTIREPGMRLMTGSTPVTTALLRGDAPEAIIASWSQELQAFLSLRQKYLLYD